In Zingiber officinale cultivar Zhangliang chromosome 6A, Zo_v1.1, whole genome shotgun sequence, a single genomic region encodes these proteins:
- the LOC121997388 gene encoding protein NETWORKED 2D-like, protein MLERAESGAYSWWWASNIRTKQSKWLDNNLREMEYTVTNMLKVVESDADSFAKKAEFYFKRRPELIGFVEDAHKAYRALAARFDHVSGELQKANHTIATHCPDQVHYAMLEEEEEENFPKAITPIDPSKVNRRTVDGLMKKRRGSESSIKEGEVRAKSEADQVKAQEEINMLHKGILFLQAEKQFIKSSYENGIVKYWDFEKQIMDMYDKMCWWRDEFSSSEVLKDVNEPVIMTEKTIKSCEDVIFRLQEQRKTSMEQVQLEYERTRNAKEKLEALKRDCDQSEMDKVEMASETTEISFTAENMAEEVDSLNKAKLSLQNIQDKIKEFFETSTESSTADIIRHIDNLVNKVTELDLTFSSQVLQINQFVSVSCELDKNVKNLEEEKLILSEDSHVLAERLKEAQDELSKVEAIEKIIQDEESSFREKLNEACHSINAISEKILHPTLTENACDEASFPEEEASIIESHHECKDVEVTNAISEKILPPTLMENACDEASFPEEEEASSSSSSCIIESHRECKAVEVTEFHDVKEDLVEIDATQPLVEFLEDFLQNKEVASLKNASEVENKNENYIREMMALIGELVNVIASRDEEIRLLREQLASLKTRLGLCTVASSVDSCHSELISSNSEMSLSTLGRDSSVNAINVECIYEHNTTQPSEESRKNIDHFLGKNIEFWLRFSTTYHYVEKLKAKYAELQSDINKLDANKTEGTNSTDTNNQTNNAESESVAKRLSELKTELLLWSEQSTLLREELEKRYLSFNDMQEEISIVVSKSSSSEGALFTPYEAARLQSEVMSMKHMSNKASSHLLLGFNQIKGVQSEIEKQLAKLYENFQILISRGKHDPNTAGVPLSAFLYGFKPKKTSIFSRILPIFQKQKAKIHSRSR, encoded by the exons ATGCTGGAGAGGGCTGAGAGCGGTGCCTATTCATGGTGGTGGGCAAGCAACATCAGGACGAAGCAATCAAAATGGCTCGACAACAACCTCCGAG AGATGGAGTATACAGTGACAAATATGCTTAAGGTAGTCGAATCAGACGCCGACTCCTTTGCTAAAAAAGCAGAGTTCTATTTCAAGAGGAGGCCAGAATTGATAGGCTTTGTGGAAGATGCCCATAAAGCATATAGAGCATTGGCTGCAAGATTTGACCATGTCTCCGGAGAACTACAGAAGGCCAACCACACAATAGCAACTCATTGTCCTGACCAAGTCCATTATGCCAtgctagaggaggaggaggaggaaaattTTCCGAAAGCAATTACCCCAATCGACCCAAGTAAAGTTAACAGGAGAACGGTTGATGGTTtgatgaagaagagaagaggaagtgaaTCGTCTATAAAGGAAGGTGAGGTGAGGGCCAAATCTGAGGCTGATCAAGTAAAAGCTCAAGAGGAAATAAATATGCTTCATAAAGGAATACTATTTCTGCAAGCTGAAAAACAATTCATCAAAAGCTCATATGAGAATGGTATAGTCAAGTATTGGGACTTTGAGAAGCAAATCATGGACATGTATGACAAAATGTGCTGGTGGCGAGATGAGTTTAGTAGCAGTGAAGTCCTCAAAGATGTCAATGAGCCTGTTATAATGACAGAAAAAACCATTAAATCCTGCGAAGATGTCATATTCAGATTACAGGAGCAGCGAAAGACATCAATGGAACAAGTACAACTAGAATATGAAAGAACTAGAAATGCCAAAGAAAAGCTGGAGGCTCTAAAGAGAGATTGTGATCAATCTGAGATGGATAAGGTAGAGATGGCTAGTGAAACAACAGAGATAAGCTTCACTGCTGAAAACATGGCAGAAGAAGTTGATTCTCTGAACAAAGCAAAGCTAAGCCTGCAAAATATACAGGACAAAATCAAGGAATTCTTTGAGACAAGCACTGAAAGTTCCACTGCTGATATTATTCGACACATAGATAACCTTGTCAACAAAGTTACTGAATTAGATCTCACATTCTCATCACAGGTTTTACAAATAAATCAATTTGTCTCAGTTAGCTGTGAATTAGATAAAAATGTGAAGAACTTggaagaggagaaattgattcTATCTGAGGACTCACATGTGTTAGCTGAACGACTCAAGGAAGCCCAAGATGAATTGAGCAAAGTTGAAGCAATTGAGAAAATTATCCAGGATGAAGAATCTAGCTTCCGTGAGAAGTTAAATGAAGCTTGTCACAGCATTAATGCTATTTCAGAGAAGATTCTGCATCCTACACTCACGGAAAATGCTTGCGATGAAGCTTCATTCccagaggaagaagcttctatcatTGAATCACATCATGAATGCAAGGATGTAGAGGTAACTAATGCTATTTCAGAGAAGATTCTGCCTCCTACACTCATGGAAAATGCTTGCGATGAAGCTTCATTCCCAGAGGAAGaggaagcctcttcttcctcttcctcttgtatCATTGAATCACATCGTGAGTGCAAGGCTGTAGAGGTAACTGAATTCCATGATGTCAAGGAAGACTTGGTAGAGATTGATGCAACTCAGCCACTTGTTGAATTTCTTGAAGATTTTCTGCAGAATAAGGAAGTTGCTTCACTCAAAAATGCTTCAGAGGTAGAGAACAAGAATGAAAATTACATCCGAGAGATGATGGCTTTGATAGGGGAACTAGTGAATGTCATTGCATCGAGAGATGAGGAAATCCGCTTGCTGAGAGAGCAATTGGCATCTCTAAAGACAAGACTTGGTCTTTGTACAGTTGCTTCATCTGTTGATTCTTGTCACAGTGAATTGATATCCTCAAACTCTGAGATGTCTCTATCTACTCTCGGGAGAGATTCATCTGTAAATGCCATTAATGTAGAGTGTATCTATGAACATAATACAACTCAACCTTCTGAAGAGTCTAGGAAGAATATTGATCATTTTCTCGGCAAAAACATAGAATTTTGGTTAAGATTCAGCACTACATACCACTATGTGGAGAAGCTCAAAGCCAAATACGCAGAGCTACAATCTGATATCAATAAACTGGATGCCAATAAGACAGAAGGCACTAATTCTACTGATACCAACAATCAGACTAACAATGCTGAGTCAGAATCAGTTGCCAAAAGACTGAGTGAATTGAAGACTGAACTCTTGCTATGGTCAGAGCAAAGCACGTTGTTGAGAGAGGAACTGGAGAAGCGGTACTTATCCTTCAACGATATGCAAGAGGAGATATCTATTGTTGTGAGCAAAAGTTCATCATCTGAGGGAGCATTGTTTACTCCGTATGAAGCTGCAAGGTTACAAAGTGAGGTGATGAGCATGAAACATATGAGCAATAAGGCTTCAAGCCACCTTCTGTTGGGATTTAATCAAATCAAGGGGGTCCAATCTGAAATCGAGAAGCAGTTGGCTAAGCTGTATGAGAATTTCCAAATATTAATATCTAGAGGCAAACATGATCCAAATACGGCAGGAGTACCATTAAGTGCCTTCCTTTATGGTTTCAAGCCCAAAAAAACATCTATATTTTCACGCATTCTGCCTATTTTTCAGAAACAAAAGGCTAAAATTCACAGTCG GTCTAGGTAG
- the LOC121997389 gene encoding L-ascorbate peroxidase, cytosolic: MGKSYPAVSEEYKAAVAKAKRKLRGFIAEKNCAPLMLRLAWHSAGTYDVVSKTGGPFGTMRFSVELAHGANNGLDIAVRLLEPIKEQFPTLSYADFYQLAGVVAVEVTGGPEVPFHPGREDKPEPPVEGRLPDATKGSDHLRDVFGHMGLSDQDIVALSGGHTLGRCHKERSGFEGAWTANPLIFDNSYFKELLSGEKEDLLQLPSDKALLSDPVFRPLVEKYAADEDAFFADYAEAHLKLSELGFAEA, from the exons ATGGGGAAATCGTATCCGGCAGTGAGCGAGGAGTACAAGGCCGCGGTCGCTAAAGCCAAGAGGAAGCTGCGCGGCTTCATCGCCGAGAAGAACTGCGCCCCGCTCATGCTCCGGCTCGC ATGGCATTCGGCTGGGACGTACGATGTGGTGTCGAAGACTGGGGGACCGTTCGGGACCATGAGGTTCTCGGTGGAACTTGCCCACGGTGCCAATAATGGGCTCGACATCGCCGTCAGGCTTTTGGAGCCTATCAAGGAGCAGTTCCCCACTTTGTCGTATGCCGATTTCTATCAG CTTGCTGGAGTCGTGGCCGTGGAAGTCACCGGAGGACCTGAGGTTCCGTTCCATCCAGGGAGGGAG gaCAAGCCAGAGCCACCTGTTGAAGGCCGACTTCCTGACGCTACCAAGG GTTCTGATCACCTTAGGGATGTATTTGGTCACATGGGTCTCAGCGATCAGGATATTGTTGCACTATCCGGGGGTCACACATTG GGAAGGTGCCACAAGGAGAGATCCGGCTTTGAAGGGGCTTGGACAGCCAATCCCCTCATTTTTGATAACTCATACTTCAA GGAACTCCTGAGTGGAGAGAAGGAAGACCTTCTTCAGCTGCCTTCTGACAAGGCTCTCTTATCAGACCCTGTTTTCCGCCCTCTTGTCGAAAAATATGCTGCG GACGAGGATGCTTTCTTCGCTGATTATGCAGAAGCTCACTTGAAGCTTTCAGAATTGGG GTTTGCTGAGGCTTGA